tagaattttgttcaatattttagaatctatgttcatcagagatatcggtctgtaattttcttttttggttatatccctgtctgcttttggtatgaggtgatgttggcttcatagaagtttggAGTATTCCTGTCTCCAGTCTTTTGGGAGAGTTTTaaaagagggtggaaggtctggcttctgtaattgcttccccgctgaacatgggtgttgactggtcgatccatactcccagtctgtctctctctttccctagtagggtgggactctgaggaagtggtgctccagtacacattgatgggattgtctttcttaaatcaataaaaataaataaataaaaagtagagatttatttatttaagaaaggagacattaacaaaaccataggataggaggggtacaactccacacagttcccacgacccagtctccatttcccatcccctcccctaatagctttcccattctctatccctccgggagtatggatccagggtcattgtgggtttgcagaaggtggaaggtctggcttctgtaattgcttccccactgaacatgggtgttgacaggtcgatccatattcccagcctgcctctctctttccctagtatggtggggttctggggaagcagagctccaggacacattggtggggtcgtcagtccaggaaagtctggttggcatcatgctggcatccggaacctggtggctgaaaagagagttaacatacaaagccaaaaaattgttgaacaatcatggacctaaaggctggaatagtgcagatgaagtgttgggggggggggtactctctgcagacttttgtgtacttctgctttcaggtatatatttttccctggtttatggacacgtgtgaacacatgctctatctcaggagacctggtctatatctaggtttggggactttattggggagtggaacacctcgaatggaattagagaatgctatgaaaggaaaggtcccacctgagtgatgaagctgaagggttgtcattccacacctgaagtctctggacacagtctgaagtgaagcatgctggggtggcactcgttgcgttgattaggttgcgatcggtggatgcaataatattttatatgaattgagagaagcatgcaggaaagtgggccccaccctaaggttcatttgtaaaaccatctggttcaggacttttattggtgggaaggttcttgataactctttcaatttctttggctgtgattggcctgttcatgctAGTTcctatttgtttaattttagaaattcatatttatatagaaacttgtccatttcttccaagttctataGCTTCATGACATACAGTTGTTCTTAGAAGCCTCACCTGATACTTTGGACttctatggtgtctgttgtgatatttcctctttcatttacaataccATTTATGTAAATCTTcccccttttattattttgtgtgagtctggctaaaggtttgtcaattttgtttactctttcaaagaaccaacatttagcttcgttgactttttgtatggttctcttattttcaatgttatttatttctaccctaattttagttattttaaaattttttattatctttatttatttattggatagagatagtcataaatggagaggggaaagagagagagagagagacttgcagtcctgattcatcacttgtgaagctttccccctgcagctggggactgggggcttgaaccagtgtctttgggcactgtaacatgtgcactcaaggaggtattgccccccccccccgctttagttatttcagtccttctggttgctgtaggtttcctttgttcttcttctctaagtctttaaggtgtgcagtcaggttgtttatttgagcttttccttgtttcctaatgtgtgcttctattgttatgaacttccctctcagtactgctttagctgtgtcccaaatatttaaaaaacttgtgTCTtcactcaaaacattttgatttctcccttaatttcttctttgtcCCAGTAGTTCccaagtagtatactgttgattttccatatttggggacttttactaatttttcgtTTGTTGTtatgtgttaatttaattccactgtagtttgagaagatgcttgcgatgatttcaatgatcttgaatttgttGTCACTGTCTTTTGATGTctgtctttgagaatgacccatgtggatttgaataaatatgtattccattttcttggagtaaatgactctgaaaatgtcagacagttctagtttatctatctcttcatttaactccccctcatttctttattaatttattaattctgGCTAGATGGTCTGTCAAATTGAAAGAGTAGGATGCTGAAATCCCCTActttactgtgttgttgttaattcCTGTAGCTCTTTCAGGGGATTTTGATGCATTTAAATAGCCTCTCACtaggtgcatatatgttaataactgttaagtcctcttgattgactgattgtctgagcattaagtaatgtatgTTCCTATCTTTTCTCATTTTACTTATCTTAATGTCTATTGCATTAGATATGAGTATAGCTTTTCATGCCATTTTTGTGATCCAtttcattagcttgtatgatagttttgcatCCTTTAACTTTGAGAATGattttgtcttattgagttaggtcaGATTCCTgctgacaacatatggttgggttgtgttttcttttttttgtttactattaTTACAATTTTTCCTTCATCAGCATATTAATagtttacaaaaataataaaatacagtagtttgtacatgtgtaacatttctgtgttTTCCCCAGAAcacttcaaccccctctaggttgtcctctgccatcatgttccagaacctgaaccctcccttccactccagaatcttttacttctgTGCAGGGTTGTATTTTTTGAtcaatcttcctactctgtgccttttcataGGTAAATTCTGGCCATTGACATTTTAAAACCATTATTCTACACTTttggagtgttctgatatatgacatatttttGGTGCTGTTgtaattgtttataggagaacttttagTTCTCCAATTAAAACTGTGTTGTTGTCGATGCCCCCTTAAGTcagtatgtattttttaaataaaaatatatttgaattcaTTGATAAAAATGTATTCTGAAAAATATAACTTTGTATATTAATAATTAGTTTTTCTATAAAACAAAAATCTACAAGTTGTCTGCATTTTTCTGAGTAATTAAACACTTTTAGGTGAACTTGCAATGTGATGACATTATAAGAACAGGGagtcaatttttttcttattttgttttaatttatagaaaggaaacactgacaaaactataggataagaggggtactccacacaattcccaccaccagatctctgtatcccatcccctcccttgatagctttcctagtctttaaccctctggcagtatggacccaacgtcattgtgggatgcagaaggtggaaggtctggcttctgtaattgcttccctgcttaacatggacattgacaggtcaatccaaagtcccagcctgtctctctttctctagtggagcacGGTTTTGGggcatcagagctccaggacacattggtggggtcctctgtccagggaatctggttggcatcatactagtatctggaacctggtaactgaaaagagagttacactACTCCAGCCATtagaatcaatttatttattgccaacgGGGATAATCATCTGGGCTCTAtgcttgcactgtgaatccactgcacccacatgcctctttatcttcttttattttttctttatttatccctTCTACCATCCTTcattccctcctttcccttcttttatctcttttttcttattagataggacagataaattgagatgtgAGGTGGAGTttaagaaggagagaagagacacctgcagatatgctttgcTCTTGTGAAGTATCTTGTCCACAACTGGGGACCTGGGACAATAACCTAGGTCTTTCCACATGGTCATATATGCACTTATCCACGTGCAGCAACAACTGTCCCCTTTCCTGACTTATGTAAACTTTAAAATacttttcatttaaaatgttaTAAGTCAAATTCTAACCTTTCTACTTTTTATCACTTGCTTCTGGTATAGACTCTACTGTGTAAGAAATGCATGACAGTAGTTTACTTATTAATGTTAGTAACAACTTTTAGTTAGTAATAATTTTAACTGATAGCATACATTCATATAACTCTTAGGTtcccattaaaatataaatttaaattttatattttgtatttgttttctttttctttttattttgtagtaTGGGAATCAAAGAGTTATCAGaaccatgttctctctctccctctctttttttttacttaaacttttattgaaaataaaacatgttacagaaagagagagagaggtagaggaaaagaatgagagaaagggcACTTAAAAGTGACTTAAATATATTTCACATGTTAGtcctggaaaagagagagagagcaagggaagaaaGACTTCCATGGTTGAGGTCAGGGCCCAAGAGAACAGAATCATGTTCTTTTATTGGGCAACTGAATTCATGTGGAATAGGTTTAGGAAAGATGTTGCATTTTAGTCTCCAAGGACAGGACTCCCACTGACACCTGTTAGACTTTGCCAAAATTCACTTCATATTATTTCATAAATGGTCACAAAgggccatttatttattcacacaTGTGTTCCCTGCATATCCATAAGAGATTTCAATAATAACTATTCCTTTTGATAAATTGAGCCAAAAATCTACCTTTGCCTAGAGATATCATAAATTATTTTATACTCTAAAAATCATCTTATACTGGTTAGATATTCtacaataaatatgtttttatttcagtGTGGTAAGAAGAGAAGTTCTTTTCCATATTTAAACTGGATTAGAATTTGCAAAGAGTGTCTGTATATTTTAAGAGCTATTGACAATTCAGGTACTGTATCTAGCCCTCCAAATGTTTAGGGAACTTTTAAGTTTCCCATATAATGCGCTGTAGGAAATTCCTATTTTTGAATGCACTGATTCCACTTacagttttaatttctttggggGCCTTTCTGGAGTGCATATTCAACTAAATCATTACTGTTCTTCATAAATGTAAGTATGCTTCATCCATTCAACACTATACCATTGCTCTGATTAAAATGCTGAATTTTCATTACTAAGCAAACTTAGTAATAACCAATTTTATAACCTAGGATAAATAACTTTATATTTATCATATTATTTTGttctaaaatataaaatgtgTTATAGTTCAAGTCATTAGATTTTTTAATGCACACATTAGCAAAGACTGGTCAATTCTTATTCACAATTTTTATCTTCTATTTGCTAGATTGGCACCTATTATAACAGTGTTTCAAAACTATGTCTGGAATGAATTCATTAATATTCATTAAAGCaggataatttattattattattattattttgccagagcactgcacagttctgaCTTCAGTGTGGGGCTTCAGAGCTGAGGCATGAAAGAAAGTATGGCTTCTGTAGGGTGAGCAGATAGCAGATAATGACTGTGCGAAAGACTTCTAATTTTTATTGcaaccaagattattgctggggctcagtgccagcattacacaTCCGCTGCCCCAGGCAGCCATTACCACCTccagtttttattagataggacaagcagaaattaagagaggacagggagacagagaagagagaaagatagacacctgcagaccctgcatGTGggtgacaggggctcaaacccagttccgtGCTGTTGGTAAcgcatatgcttaaccaggtgcactactgcctggcccccaaggcaTCATAGGGGTTCAGAGATATTAggctcaattcctagcaccaccataaacagaaCTGAGCAGCAAGCTAATTAAAATTGTTACAAGTCCTTTTCATAGCCTTTGTAATATCTTCCCATCCAGAGcagaaatatttaatatatatcatAAGTGTCTGCCCTAATCGGGAGTCAGggggacaaaagggaaaataaataaatataaaaaataaaaataatagaataaaaataaaagtaactttCATCATGCATAATTTTGTATGTCAAGATAAAGCTATTTTCTACACTAGTTTGGGAAtacagtgcatgatggtggagaaagacctAAGTTAGTTGTGGCAATGGCGTGCATACCCTATCAAGGGGAGataggaaattgtacccatgtgtcaaaagTTGTGCTCTAAATTTTTGCTTCCCCATTAATGATTTTGGAAAACATACAATGCTAAATTAATGGCAACATTATCATTTATGATCAGTATGGTGAGTGAAAATATTCCTAgatgggactaggtggtggcacaccaggttgagcacccaGGTTTAGcccaaggaacagggttcaagcctcagcccccacctgaaaagggaaagcttcacaggcagtaaagcagtactgctgattctctctgtctctcctttctatctccacctgcactttcagtttctctaataaataaatgaataaaaaagagtgaaaatatTCCTAGAAATTTAAATAGAAAATGCACCTGAAATTACTTACTTTATCAAAGCTTGCATTAATATAttaggtcacacacacacacacacacacacacaccaacagttGTGATGATCACAAAGGGATATTTCTTAGAACTGTTTATATTTAGGATGCCACACTAAAGTCCTGAAGACTTGAGAATATTCTTAATTTGTTTAAGAAAAGTCAACTTCTTTGGGCTTCTATAAAGGTCTTTAGATAGGAGATGATACTGGATGATTACTTTTCCTGAAATTGAAATAATTCTTATTTGATGGAATTGTATTTTAAATTTCTAGAATATCTATAATATTTTTTGTTAATATCTTGAGgtgaaaagaaagataattaagtAGTCTCTACAGTAACAGATCAGTGGAAGTGTTATGGATATACtgtaaagaaaatttattttgaaaagccattcacacaaacaaacaaatggtatGCTTACTGATATGTCTAAGTGTAAGTTGACTATTTAAGTCAAATACTATAAATATATTTGCCCTCCATATATAAAGTTAGGTCATCAGTATATTTAAGGTCACACTACTAGGAAGAATATTTtagaaagaggaaacaaagtAGTAGAAAAAGTAATtggtggtgaagaaggtgataCTTGGGGCCCAgcagtagttcagtgggttaaatgcatatggcgcaaagtgtaacaaccaattcaaggatctgggttctagcccccagttccccaactgcaggaggtgtcactttgcaaacagtgaagcaggtctacagttgactttctctccccttctctgtcttccattcctttctggatgtctctctgtcctatccagcaacaacagcaataacaacaacaacaagggcaacataatgggaggggggaatggggaaaaaaaggcctccaggagcagtggatttgtagtgtaggcacccagccctagcaataaccctggaggttaaaaaaaaaaagaagaagaagaagaaaaaaaaggaagaggaagaggagaagaaggataagaggaagaagaagagggagaaagagaaggagaagaaaagggtgatactttggtggtgggcaagATATACTAGCACATATCATGAGAAGATATTAGGTTGTACAGTGGGTATAAATATGCTATTGTCAAatccatttaaaaagaaagaaagcagtgtcaggtgggaagccaggggctagaacccagatccttgttacTAGTTCttgcactatgtgtgcctaaatcactgcgctaccgcctggccctaagTATCACCTTCTTCACCATCTGTagcccattctctccattggaagatttactattctttacccctttgggagcatggaccaaaaatcATTATGggatccagaaggtggaaggtctggcttctgtaattgcttctctgttggtgcTAGGTACATAATGAATCTATGGAAATTCACTGAATTGTATACTGATGTTTTTCTATTCTGTTTGCAAGCTATCTTCTGACTTTAGAACATCAGTACAAAATGTGTATTTTGGAAACTGTCTTGAGAGTAAAATGAAgagttttaaacatattttaagtCACAGGAAAATATTTTACACTACTCCCAGTAAACATCCATGACTTACTAAAGACAAATCAAAGTGATACACACAtttttgtatgtgtatgtatatatatatatatatatatatatatatatatatatatatatatgtgtgtgtgtgtgtgtgtgtatgtgtttgtgtatatatatatatatgtatatgtatataattttatcCAGTGAGCTATCATTCCAGACCCTGAATTATTAGATTACAAGGAAATCATTTATAAATGACAAAGTCCCAATCCACTTAAAGATTACTGATTACTACACTAGGAAATACACATAATCTGAATCTCATTATATACAGAAAATGTTTAACTCTGAAAGCTGATAATGAACTCAAAGCTTTTGATAAAGacaagtctgtgtttgttttcacAAAATAATGGTAGAATGAAATCATAAAGCAATTAGAGTAGGCTTTATGTTGTTACATTTATTCTATAGGATATATACCCTTCTATATTTATGGCATGCTAATGCCAGTCTTGTGTTTGATACCAGTTTAATCAAATGAGCTCTAGTAGAGATCAGAAACTTTTGAGAAACTCATAGTCAAGCTCTAGGTTAGTTTTGATGGTGTGTAAAAGCTGGTTCTATGTAGCCTAATTCTCACTTACTTATGATAGTGAAATGGAGAAATGTAACAGATGGATCTACAACTCAGTTTCTTAATAATGAACAACTCACAAAACAAATGTGCATCCTGATGTTTACGCTATCATTAATAATGGAAATAGGTTTATAATGTGAACATATTGATTATAAGGGTTAGGAAAATAATGTGTTGAGGACCACTAAGGTAGTTCATTAGGGCAGTGTGATGCTTTCCCATGTTCACAATGAGTGTCGAGCCTGGACCCCACTACACTataatttcagtgctgtggcttcctccactctgtctacttctctgtctctattacaaaaagtaataatgagaaagaaagaaaggaagagagaaatgaagaaaaaaagatggagaataaaagaaaggaagggagaaaataatATCTTGGAAAGCATATatacattttgcctccagggttattgctggggctcagtgcctacactgaatccattgctcctggaggctatttttttttcctttcgttgcccttgttgtttatagtttttgttggataggacagagagaaatggagagaggaggggaagacagagaggggaagagaaagatagacacctgcagacctgcttcaccacctgtgaaacaacacccatgcaggtggggagctgggggctccaaccgggatccttatgccagtccttccgctttgcagcatgtgcacttaacctgctgcgctaccgccgggtcTCTGGAGAGCATATTTTTAGTATGCCAGATTTATGCCTGTCTCAGGTTTGCATGACCCATGGCCTGACTTTATTTTAGGATAACAAGTAAGGAGTATGAAAAGAGTCGTTACTGGGGCCAAAATACGGAGATTTTACAATAACACATTAACCATAATATAGTAGAGTATTAAATAGGGAAGTTGTGGGTGCAGAAGTGATAGAATAATCACAGAAAGGCCTTTTCATTACTTTGAAGTGCTCACAACTGTGGCTTCTCAAATGCTGAGAGGTGTTTATGGGGCCAGAGCCTTATGCCAAAGTGACTGCCATAAGCAAGATCAACACAAGAGGTGAATAAGGAGATTTGTTGGCCTTGCAGCCATTTATCTCCTAAGATTTCCTTAGGGTGCTTGTTAGCAGAAATCTGGAAATATTGTGGGCTTGTGGGTAGAAGTTTGATGGCCTTAGTGTTTTTTACTCTGCCACATCCCTTCTGCAAATATCTCTTctccattttgttccccttgttaatGAGTCTACTATGCCTTTTGCTGATATAAGCTATTTCAGGAATTTCTTTGATGTATTgtgtaaaaaaaatcaataaaaaagataaagaacccAGTAGTCAGAGCAACGTTGTTTGCCATGCTCCTACAGGGTGGTAGGTCTAGTCCCCAAAGTTCCAAATTTCACTGTTtggaaagttatttatttaaatatgaatTCTGCATGGATACTGAAATCATGGTGATTAACaccagaaatatagaaaaaggcTTTGAAATCATGGAAAAGAATCTTCTCATTCTTTAGGCTATTTTAGTATCATAAATATACTTATAACTGTATGATTAGGATTAAATGAAAGATTAGGAAAAATCATCCATTGCAAAAAacagttaaataaataattttctttaaattgcTTAGAAGGGGTATCATTCTAGAGCAGTTATATTTTTGTGGCTATAAATTTCTTGTTTGCAGTACTTCACAGtgagggccctcctcaatcgctatcgaacaggccatggccggagctccgctatgttccatcgctggggagccagagacgacccaaactgcccctgcggctacagacaagactatgacccacatagtcaacgactgccacctctccagattcaaaggaggtctcaaaactttacatcaggctcagcctaactctgttgactggctacggaagaagggcaaacgctagaagaagaagaacagtgtACACATTTGTGGAAATATGCATTTCACCCTGATTATGTGATAAAAATGAGCTCATAATTTATTATATATGTTGTGTGTGTTCAAAATGCATAAGAATCTAGGTTCAGTTACGATTGCAAATAGTGATTAACCAAATACAATTCATCACTTTCTGGTCAAGAAAAATTCCTTCTGAAAATAACCATTTCCTCTCCTGTTTTATTATTGCTTTACATACAAATTAGGAGGAAGCCAGAAAGCAAAAATGAGAAACCACACAGCAGTGACCACATTCATCCTCCTGGGATTAACAGATGACCCTGAACTACAGGTTCTGGTGTTTGTGTTTATGCTTATTGCCTATTTACTGAGTGTAACTGGAAACCTGACCATCATTCTGCTCACATTGTTGGATCCTCGCCTGAAAACTGCCATGTACTTTTTCCTCCAGAATTTTTCCTTCTTAGAAATCTCTTTCACTTCTGCCTGCATTCCTAAATACTTGTACAGTCTGTCAACAGGTGACAGGACCATTACTTATAATGCTTGCATGTGTCAACTGTTCTTTGCATATGTGTTCATAATAACACAATTTttcctcctggcagccatgtcaTTTGATCGTTATGTAGCCATCTGTAAACCCCTGCATTATGTGAGCATCATGAATCAGAAGGTCTGCAAACGACTTGTCTTCTGCTGTTGGATAACTACTTTGTTGATCATATTTCCACCACTTATCATACTACtaggcctgagattttgtgattCTAATATCATTGATCATTTTGCTTGTGATGCCAATCCAATCCTgaagatctcatgctcagatacATGGTTCATAGAGCAGTTGTTTATTGTCTGTTCCGTATTGATCTTCATCATGACTCTCGTGTGTGTGGTTCTGTCCTACCTGTATATCATCAGAACAATTCTGAGATTCCCCTCTGCTCAGCAAAGGACAAAAGCCTTTTCCACCTGCTCTTCCCACTTGATTGTGATTTCCATTTCCTATGGCAGCTGCATCTTTATCTATATCAAGCCCTCAGCAAAAGATGAAATGGCCATTAATAAGGGAGTTACAGTATTAGCAACTTCCATCTCCCCCATGCTAAATCCATTTATTTATACACTGAGAAACAAACAAGTGATGCAAGCCTTCAATGACTTATTCACGAAATTATGCTTCTCTCTAGTACTTAGAAGAATATTGAAATAAGAGTCTGTAAGCACACATATGTAATTAAATATTTACATCTGTAATTAAATTGGTCAATAGTTGATTTATATAGTACACTGATAAGAAGACATAGAATTCACAAGAATAAGCTTGCCATGAGCTGACTGTAGATGGCATCTACTGTGATTTTTAGGTGTAATCTCTCAAATGTGCTATTTCATTCTTCctggtgactttttcattcagacagacacacatacaatctcaatctctctctctctgtttttttctctctctctctgtcattgagGAACAAAcaacatagcaccaaagcttctgacAATGCCTTGTAGTGCATGGGTATGGACCTGGGTTGCTCTCATAGCCAGGTACAAATCTTGTGATCTCCATTTcactacaaattttttttttgttaataaatTATGTGACCATGTTATGAATAAAAGTTTTCAGAGATCTTTTGTCAAATCTTTCAAATAGGTCAAATCTATGAAATTTATATTTGTACTTATTCAGGATTTTATTTCATGGTAGAAATGATAATATTTCTCCAGAATAGAATACACTTAATCATATCAATATAATAATGAAGTCTTTTGTTTTCAAACAACATGCACTCTATAAT
This portion of the Erinaceus europaeus chromosome 7, mEriEur2.1, whole genome shotgun sequence genome encodes:
- the LOC103109229 gene encoding olfactory receptor 6C2-like, coding for MRNHTAVTTFILLGLTDDPELQVLVFVFMLIAYLLSVTGNLTIILLTLLDPRLKTAMYFFLQNFSFLEISFTSACIPKYLYSLSTGDRTITYNACMCQLFFAYVFIITQFFLLAAMSFDRYVAICKPLHYVSIMNQKVCKRLVFCCWITTLLIIFPPLIILLGLRFCDSNIIDHFACDANPILKISCSDTWFIEQLFIVCSVLIFIMTLVCVVLSYLYIIRTILRFPSAQQRTKAFSTCSSHLIVISISYGSCIFIYIKPSAKDEMAINKGVTVLATSISPMLNPFIYTLRNKQVMQAFNDLFTKLCFSLVLRRILK